From Sphingopyxis sp. MWB1, a single genomic window includes:
- a CDS encoding patatin-like protein, whose translation MREKELRFALVCYGGISLAVYMHGVTKEVWRLATASRAFHDGEAVDGVGAVYRDLMAAMLAKSGVRLRVLADIIAGASAGGINGIFLARAIATGQSLDPLTDLWLRNADVDNLLDPDARPLSRFTKFWAVPLAGWMMKKRGNNIDRTVGVAAQDEVRAKLSRFVRARWFEPPFGGATFSNLLLDAFDAMDAGPRGPALVPAGQPVDLFVSVTDFAGHSTTLRLNSPPIVTEQEHRLILHFQQDGRAGTRIDDVPGLATAARATASFPGAFPPFTLREIDRVLARRKINWAERDAFLRAQIPAVPDGERADRVLIDGSVLANAPFRPAIAALKQRPARREIDRRFVYIDPKPDYRSISFGRPGEAVETSGEGRALPGFLPTILGALSEIPREQPIRENVEAIEDMSRRIRRMQHIVDAMKVEVEEQVAALFGTTFFLDSPTAARLAKWRGKAQEQAAVRAGFAYAPYGHLKLSATVETLFALIERLSPSDEEGERAIRRLRLWEEVRARGLDRISGKRGLGANEEAIGFFQQHDLSFRIRRLRFLARELDAVEARREGQDPACERMRTAVFTALGLYAEREGDKWFADLPLSDPDQASPGEWLDAIAERRDLSQADRAADQLLADALAALPKEDRRALLLAYLGYPFYDIATLPLLQGEGYDEFDPIKIDRISPSDATAICTGGAAAMLKGIEFNSFGAFFSRAYRENDYLWGRLHGADRLIDIVASSVTGEGALDSQERAALKRRAFHAILDEEAGRLPRIAALIDELRGEIDPADERGA comes from the coding sequence ATGCGCGAAAAGGAATTGCGGTTCGCCCTCGTCTGTTACGGAGGGATCAGCCTGGCGGTTTATATGCATGGCGTCACCAAAGAGGTGTGGCGGCTGGCCACTGCTTCGCGCGCCTTTCATGATGGCGAAGCGGTCGATGGGGTCGGTGCCGTTTACCGCGACCTGATGGCGGCGATGCTGGCGAAAAGCGGAGTAAGGCTGCGCGTCCTGGCCGATATTATCGCCGGTGCGAGCGCGGGCGGGATCAACGGCATTTTTCTCGCGCGGGCTATCGCCACCGGCCAGTCGCTCGACCCCCTCACCGATTTATGGCTGCGCAATGCCGATGTCGACAATCTGCTCGACCCCGATGCGCGCCCCTTGTCGCGCTTCACTAAATTCTGGGCGGTGCCCCTCGCCGGATGGATGATGAAAAAGCGCGGCAACAATATCGACCGCACCGTGGGCGTCGCCGCGCAGGATGAGGTGCGCGCCAAATTGTCGCGCTTTGTGCGCGCGCGCTGGTTCGAACCGCCCTTTGGCGGTGCGACCTTTTCAAACCTGCTTCTGGATGCGTTCGACGCAATGGATGCAGGGCCGCGCGGACCGGCGCTCGTCCCGGCAGGACAGCCGGTTGATCTGTTCGTTTCGGTCACCGATTTTGCGGGGCACAGCACGACGCTGCGGCTCAACAGCCCGCCGATTGTTACCGAGCAGGAACATCGGCTGATCCTCCATTTCCAGCAGGACGGCCGCGCCGGCACGCGGATCGACGATGTGCCGGGGCTGGCGACGGCCGCGCGGGCGACGGCGAGTTTTCCCGGTGCCTTCCCCCCTTTCACCCTGCGCGAAATCGACCGGGTGCTGGCGCGGCGCAAGATCAACTGGGCGGAGCGCGATGCTTTCTTGCGCGCCCAAATCCCGGCTGTCCCCGATGGCGAGCGCGCTGACCGGGTTCTGATCGACGGGTCGGTGCTCGCCAATGCGCCCTTTCGCCCCGCCATCGCCGCGCTCAAACAGCGCCCCGCGCGGCGCGAGATCGACAGGCGGTTCGTTTATATCGACCCCAAGCCCGATTATCGCTCGATCAGCTTTGGCCGCCCGGGGGAAGCCGTGGAAACGAGCGGGGAGGGACGCGCGCTCCCCGGCTTTCTGCCCACTATTTTGGGCGCCCTGTCCGAGATTCCGCGCGAACAGCCGATTCGCGAGAATGTCGAGGCGATCGAAGATATGTCGCGCCGCATCCGGCGGATGCAGCATATCGTCGATGCGATGAAGGTCGAGGTGGAGGAACAGGTCGCCGCGCTGTTCGGCACCACCTTCTTCCTCGATTCGCCGACCGCCGCGCGCCTCGCCAAATGGCGGGGCAAGGCGCAGGAGCAGGCGGCGGTGCGCGCGGGCTTTGCCTATGCGCCCTATGGTCACCTCAAATTGTCGGCGACGGTCGAGACGCTGTTCGCGCTGATCGAACGCCTGTCCCCCTCGGACGAGGAGGGGGAGCGCGCCATCCGGCGCCTTCGCCTGTGGGAAGAGGTGCGCGCGCGCGGCCTCGACCGGATATCGGGCAAGCGCGGCCTGGGCGCCAACGAAGAAGCCATCGGTTTTTTCCAGCAGCATGACCTCAGTTTCCGTATTCGCCGCCTGCGCTTTCTGGCGCGCGAACTCGATGCCGTGGAAGCGCGGCGCGAAGGGCAGGACCCCGCGTGTGAGCGGATGCGCACCGCCGTCTTTACCGCACTGGGCCTTTATGCCGAACGCGAGGGCGATAAATGGTTTGCTGATCTGCCGCTGTCCGATCCGGACCAGGCATCGCCCGGCGAATGGCTCGATGCCATCGCAGAGCGGCGCGACCTGTCCCAGGCCGACCGCGCCGCTGATCAATTGCTTGCCGACGCGCTGGCGGCGCTTCCCAAGGAAGATCGGCGCGCGCTGCTGCTCGCCTATCTCGGCTATCCCTTTTACGACATAGCGACTTTGCCCCTGCTTCAGGGCGAGGGATATGACGAGTTTGACCCGATCAAGATCGACCGCATCTCGCCTTCGGATGCGACGGCGATCTGCACCGGTGGTGCGGCGGCGATGCTGAAAGGGATTGAGTTCAACAGCTTTGGCGCCTTTTTCAGCCGCGCTTACCGCGAGAATGATTATCTGTGGGGACGGCTGCACGGCGCCGACCGGCTGATCGATATTGTCGCATCGAGTGTGACGGGCGAAGGCGCGCTGGATAGCCAGGAACGCGCCGCGCTCAAACGCCGCGCCTTTCATGCCATATTGGACGAGGAAGCAGGCCGCCTGCCGCGCATTGCAGCGTTGATCGACGAATTGCGCGGCGAAATTGATCCGGCGGACGAAAGGGGAGCTTGA